Proteins from one Strix uralensis isolate ZFMK-TIS-50842 chromosome 14, bStrUra1, whole genome shotgun sequence genomic window:
- the HTR4 gene encoding 5-hydroxytryptamine receptor 4 translates to MEELDVNVSSSEGFGVAEKIVLLTFISAVILMAILGNLLVMVAVCRDRQLRKIKTNYFIVSLAFADLLVSVLVMPFGAIELVQDNWIYGEMFCLVRTSLDVLLTTASILHLCCISLDRYYAICCQPLVYRNKMTPLRIAVMLGGCWVIPTFISFLPIMQGWNSIGIIDLIQQRQFNKASNSTYCIFMVNKPYAITCSVVAFYIPFLLMVLAYYRIYVTAREHARQIQVLQRAGAPTDGRQHHPDQHSTHRMKTETKAAKTLCIIMGCFCLCWAPFFITNIVDPFINYTVPGKLWTAFLWLGYINSGLNPFLYAFLNKSFRRAFLIILCCGDERYRRPSILGQTVPCSTTTINGSTHVLRYAVLRNGHHQEHEKLPIHNDPESQESCF, encoded by the exons TTCGAGTGAGGGCTTCGGCGTAGCGGAGAAGATCGTGCTGCTCACCTTCATCTCCGCCGTTATACTGATGGCCATCCTGGGGAACCTGCTGGTGATGGTGGCCGTGTGCCGGGACAGGCAGCTCAG GAAAATCAAGACCAATTATTTCATTGTTTCCCTTGCCTTTGCGGACCTGCTGGTGTCGGTGCTGGTGATGCCATTTGGAGCCATTGAGTTGGTTCAGGACAACTGGATTTATGGAGAGATGTTCTGCCTGGTCCGAACGTCCCTTGATGTCCTGCTCACCACAGCGTCAATCCTGCACCTGTGCTGTATCTCTCTGGACAG GTACTATGCTATCTGCTGCCAGCCTCTGGTTTACAGAAACAAGATGACTCCATTGCGCATCGCCGTAATGCTTGGAGGGTGCTGGGTAATCCcgacttttatttctttcctccctaTCATGCAAGGCTGGAATAGCATTGGCATCATTGATCTG atCCAGCAAAGGCAGTTCAACAAGGCTTCCAACTCCACTTACTGCATATTCATGGTCAACAAGCCATACGCCATTACCTGCTCCGTGGTGGCCTTCTACATTCCCTTCCTCTTGATGGTGCTGGCCTACTACCGCATCTACGTCACGGCCAGGGAGCATGCCCGACAGATCCAGGTGCTGCAGCGTGCGGGGGCCCCCACCGACGGCCGGCAGCACCACCCGGACCAGCACAGCACGCACCGGATGAAGACTGAGACCAAAGCTGCCAAGACCCTGTGCATCATCATGGGGtgcttctgcctgtgctgggccCCCTTCTTTATCACAAACATAGTGGACCCTTTCATAAACTACACGGTGCCGGGAAAGCTGTGGACGGCTTTCCTGTGGCTGGGCTACATCAATTCAGGGTTGAACCCTTTCCTCTACGCCTTCCTGAACAAGTCTTTCAGACGTGCCTTCCTCATCATCCTGTGCTGTGGTGATGAGCGATACCGAAGGCCTTCCATCTTGGGGCAGACGGTCCCCTGTTCCACCACCACAATAAATGGATCAACTCATGTACTAAG